CACGCTCGGCGACGCCGAGGGCTATTTCAAATCCACCATCGATCAGGCCGGCAATCTCAACACCCAGGCGACCGGCGCCGCGATGGGCCCCAGAGGCAACTGAGGCGGGCCGGGCAATCGGGTCCGGTCGCAGCGCTATTCGTGATCCGATCGAGTAGGCCGCTATTATATAGAGAGTGACCAGCCGGCGGCGGCCGCGAAGGGCGGTCGGGCAGCGTCGCGTGCGTCGTGGTTAATCACGCCCTAACGCCGCGGTCGATTTTGTTCAGATCGGGCGAAACACTTCCACAATCAGTTTCGACTAGCCTTCGTCGCAGTCCGGTTCGGTTGATGTCGAGAGTCCGTCGATGATGTCGTTGTTGCTTTCGCGCGCTGTGCTCTTGGCGCGGCGGTTCAGTCGCAATCGCCGCGGGTCGGCTGCGATCGAATTCGCGATGATCGCGCCGATCTTCATCGCATTGCTGTTCGCGATCATCGAGACCGCCTTCGTGTTTCTCGCCAGTCAGGTGCTCGAGACCGCGGTGCAGGATTCGGCGCGGTTGATCCTCACCGGACAGGCGCAGGCGGCGTCCTATACGCAATCCCAGTTCAAGACCGATCTGTGCAACCGGCTCAAGGCGCTGTTCAGCTGCGACGGCGTCTATGTCGACGTGCAGAGCTACGGCAGCGATTTCTCGACGGTGAGCATCACCACGCCGATCGACTCCAGCAAGAATTTCGTCAACACCATGAAATACAGCCCCGGCGCCGCCGGCGACATCGTGGTGGTGCGGGCGTTCTATCAATGGCCGCTGTTCGTCACCGGGCTCGGCTGGAACATCGCTAATCTCGCCGACAGCAAGCGGCTGTTGAGCGCGACCGCGGCGTTCCGCAACGAGCCTTACAGCAACTAGGATCGACCGATGAAAGCGCTGGTGCAGATCTGGGTCGATGCGCGCCGTTGCAGCATGCGGCTGGCGAAGGACCGCAGCGGGCTCGCGGCGACGGAATTCGCCTTCATCGTTCCGCTGATGCTGCTGATGTTCTTCGCCACCGTCGAATTGTCGGCGGGCATCGCAGTCGACCGCAAGGTGACGCTGGTGTCGCGCACGCTGTCGGATCTGGTGTCGCAGGCGACGACGGTGACCGACAGCGACCTGAAGAACGTGTTCGCCGCGAGCTACGGCGTGCTGGCGCCGTACCCGACCAGCACCGCGGATGCGACGATTTCCGAGATCTACGTCAACGATGCCGGCGTCGCCAAGGTGCAGTGGAGCAAGGCCGCGACCGTGGCGCAGAGCGGCAGCACCGCCACCGCGACGCTCGCCACGTCGAGCCGCAAGCAGGGCGACACGATCACCATCCCCGACGGTCTCAAGGTCGCCAAGACCTATCTGATCTTCAGCGAAGTGAAATACAAATACGAGCCGGCCGTCGGTTACTTCGTCGCGAAGGCCGGCATCAACCTCACCGACCAGACCTACACCCGGCCGCGGCAATCGACCTGCGTGCTGTACGGCACCGCGAGCTGCCCGACCTACTGACGCGCCGATACGACCGCGCCGTCGGAGTTGCGTCGCCGAAACCGAACCCGGTGAAACTGAAAGGCCGCAGGGCTGCGGTGCTGCTGAAATTGGAAAGGCCGCAAAGGGTGCGGCTCTGTTCAAATTAAAAAGGCCGCGCTGTGGCGCGGCCTCGGGGTCTTCGTCCAGACGGTCTGCTTAGCTGGCAGCGCGCAGATTATCGGCAGACGACTTGCCAGAGCGGCGATCGGCGACGATTTCGTAGCTGATCTTCTGGCCTTCACGCAGCGTGCCGAGGCCCGCGCGCTCGACGGCGCTGATGTGAACGAACACGTCGTTGCCGCCATCATCCGGCTGGATGAAGCCGTAGCCCTTGGTCGCGTTGAACCACTTCACGGTTCCCATGCTCACGGGGGTAGTCCCTTCTCAATATAGACAGTCGGAGCCCATCTGATGACCAGGCGGGCTGGTGAGATCGAATTTTGGAAGGGTCGTCAGCGTTCTGAACCGGCTGTACCGGTAGTAGCTAATGTCGTCCGGCCGAAAATCGATTAACCGATATTATGCGAACCCTGCGCTCAAAACAATCCTGACATGCGCGATTTTTTGGTGCGGCGTTTCGCATCGGTGGACGTGAAGCGCTTTGCCGGGGTCGGCAAAGCGCGCATTGATGAGGAATCGACCGGCGGCCTATCGGCGCCGGAACTGACCCCGCGGCGGGCCGCTGCGCGGTGCGCCGGTCCCGCCCGGACGCTCGTCCTTGTGGCGGAAGATAAGCCGGCCCTTCTCCAGATCGTAGGGCGACATCTCGATCGTGACCCGGTCGCCGGCCAGCGTCTTGATGCGGTTCTTCTTCATTTTGCCTGCGGTATAGGCAACGATCTCGTGTCCGGCGTCCAGCTGGACACGATACCGCGCGTCGGGAAGGATTTCGGTCACCAGTCCTTCGAACTGGATCAGCTCTTCTTTAGCCATCGTGATCTCCAGATCGGTCTTGATCAGCGTTGCGGGCGTTGATTGGTGGTCTTTGCGGGGCGATCATTCTTGCGCTGCAAAAATGCGACGCCCTGCAGGCCTTCGGCCTGTCCGCCGTGCTGGGGCCGTACCGCCGGTTCGTGCCGGGCCGCGTCCGGGTTGCGTCCGGCATTCGGGCCGCCGGCGCGTCGCGGGCGGCGCGGGTCGTTCGATCCGGGAGCAGCGTCGCCGCGGGCCGCGTGCGGTGCGGCGCCGTTGCGCTGGCCGCCGCTGCGCTGCTGGCCATTGCGCTGCTGGCCGTTGCGCTGGCCGCCACGCTGCGGCGCGGTGGACGGCGCGGGCTTCGCGCCCGGGGTGCGATGGTCTTCCTTCGGCAGCGCGATCCGGATCAGCTTCTCGATGTCGCGCAGATAGCCGGTCTCTTCGCCGCCGGCGCACAGCGAGATCGCGGTGCCCTCGGCGCCGGCGCGCGCGGTGCGGCCGATCCGGTGGACGTAGGTCTCGGGAATGTTCGGCAGGTCGAAATTGACGACGTGGGAGACGCCGTCGACATCGATGCCGCGGGCGGCGATATCGGTGGCGACCAGCGTGCGCAGTTCGCCGGTACGGAACGCCGCGAGCACGCGCTCGCGATAGTTCTGCGATTTGTTGCCGTGGATGGCGTCGGCGGTGATGCCGGCGCGCTGCAGGCCCTTCACCACCTTGTCGGCGCCGTGCTTGGTGCGCGTGAACACCAGCGCCTGGTTGACGCCGTCCTGCTGCAGGATGGTGGCGAGCATCGCCGGCTTGGCGGAGTGATCGAGATGGATCACGCGCTGGTTGATGCGCTCGACGGTGGAGGCCACCGGCGTCACCGCGACGCGGGCCGGATCGCGCAGCATCTGCTCGGCGAGGTCGGCGATGTCCTTCGGCATGGTGGCCGAGAAGAACAGCGTCTGGCGCTTGATCGGGAGTTTCGCGACGATCTTCCGGATGTCGTTGATGAAGCCCATGTCGAGCATGCGGTCGGCTTCGTCGAGCACCAGGAACTCGACCTGGCCGAGGCGCAGCGCGTTGCTCTGCACGAGGTCGAGCAGGCGGCCCGGGGTGGCGACCAGCACTTCCACGCCCTGCATCAGCGAGCGGACCTGGCGGCCCATCGGCACGCCGCCGATCGCCAGCGTCGCGCTGAGGCGGATGTGGCGGCCATAGGCGTTGAAGCTGTCGAGGATCTGCCCGGAGAGTTCGCGGGTCGGGCTCAGCACCAGGACGCGGCAGGTCTTCGGCTGCGGCTTGATGCGGTTTTCAAGGATGCGGTGCAGGATCGGCAGCGCGAAGGACGCGGTCTTGCCGGTGCCGGTCTGGGCGATGCCGACGACGTCGCGACCGGCGAGGGCGAGGGGAATGGTCTGCGCCTGGATCGGCGTCGGGACGGTGTAATTTTCTTCCTGAAGCGCACGGGAGATGGGATCGGCGAGGCCGAAATCCTGAAACGAGGTCAAAAGATTGGTTCTTTCCATGGTGAAAGCAGCCGCCCGACGGCTTTGGTCGGGTGCTGCGCAAACCGGGACGCTCGCGTGTTTGGAGCGTCGGCTCTAATCGGCTGAAAGACGAGCCAGAAGCCGAACTTCGATATCGAGATCATCGATATCGAAAACACGGGGATCAGAACACGCGGCTCGCGGCGACCTGATGATTCTCAAGGTCTTGGAACACATATGGAACATCAAAGCGGCGCTTTCAAGGTCAAATCGCACAAAGGTGGCGTTCGCTGCCGAGCAGAATTTAGTCAGGTTCCATTTCGTGCACGCAAGATGGGCGGATTGTTTAATGGCGCGGCAAAAATTATGCTCATTTTTTGATCATTCTGACTCATGCGGCTTTTTCATCACGTCGTTTTCCGGATGATTATCAACTAGTTAACTGCCACTCCGGGCATGGCACGCTTCTTGCGATTCCTTCTGATGCAGACGGCCGTGGGGCCGGGGCAAAACATTCTGCGTCAGGGAGATAATACCGCATGCGTATTGGATCAAAGCATCATCAGGCGACGCCGGTCAGCCGGCGCAAATGGCTGGCGGCCGCCGCCGGTCTGGCCATCGGCCTGTCGACCTTCGCGCCCGCCAAGGCTGCCGACGACACCATCAAGGTCGGCGTGCTGCACTCTCTGTCCGGCACCATGGCGATCAGCGAAACCACGCTGAAGGACACGGTGCTGTTCCTGATCGACGAGCAGAACAAGAAGGGCGGCGTGCTCGGCAAGAAGCTCGAGGCGGTCGTGGTCGATCCGGCGTCGAACTGGCCGCTGTTCGCCGAGAAGGCCCGCGAGCTGATCACCAAGGACAAGGTCTCGGTGGTGTTCGGCTGCTGGACCTCGGTGTCGCGCAAATCGGTGCTGCCGGTGTTCAAGGAGCTGAATTCGATCCTGTTCTATCCGGTGCAGTACGAAGGCGAGGAGAGCGAGCGCAACGTGTTCTACACCGGCGCCGCGCCGAACCAGCAGGCGATCCCGGCGGTCGATTATCTCGCCAAGGAAGAAAAGGTGCAGCGCTGGGTGCTGGCCGGCACCGACTACGTCTATCCGCGCACCACGAATAAGATTCTGGAAGCCTACTTGAAGTCGAAAGGCGTCAAGCAGGAAGACATCATGATCAATTACACGCCGTTCGGTCATTCCGACTGGCAGACCATCGTCGCCGACATCAAGAAGTTCGGCTCGGCCGGCAAGAAGACCGCCGTGGTCTCGACCATCAACGGCGACGCCAACGTGCCGTTCTACAAGGAACTCGGCAACCAGGGCATCAAGGCCACCGACATTCCGGTGGTGGCGTTCTCGGTCGGCGAAGAAGAACTCGCCGGCATCGACACCAAGCCGCTGCTCGGCCATCTCGCCGCCTGGAACTACTTCCAGTCGATCAAGGACCCCGAGAACGAGAAGTTCATCAAGGCCTGGCAGGCCTACACCAAGAACCCGAAGCGCGTGACCAACGACCCGATGGAAGCCACCGTGATCGGCTTCAACATGTGGGTGAAGGCGGTCGAGAAGGCCGGCACCGTCGACGCCGACAAGGTGATCGACACGCTGCCGGGCACCAAGGCGCCGAACCTGACCGGCGGCACCTCGGAAATGCTGCCGAACCACCACATCACCAAGCCGGTGTTCATCGGCGAGATCAAGGGTGACGGCCAGTTCGACGTGGTCTGGAAGACCCCGGGCCTGGTCCCCGGCGACGCCTGGTCGAAGGAGCTCGACGGCTCCAAGGA
The DNA window shown above is from Rhodopseudomonas palustris HaA2 and carries:
- a CDS encoding TadE family protein — protein: MIAPIFIALLFAIIETAFVFLASQVLETAVQDSARLILTGQAQAASYTQSQFKTDLCNRLKALFSCDGVYVDVQSYGSDFSTVSITTPIDSSKNFVNTMKYSPGAAGDIVVVRAFYQWPLFVTGLGWNIANLADSKRLLSATAAFRNEPYSN
- the urtA gene encoding urea ABC transporter substrate-binding protein, encoding MRIGSKHHQATPVSRRKWLAAAAGLAIGLSTFAPAKAADDTIKVGVLHSLSGTMAISETTLKDTVLFLIDEQNKKGGVLGKKLEAVVVDPASNWPLFAEKARELITKDKVSVVFGCWTSVSRKSVLPVFKELNSILFYPVQYEGEESERNVFYTGAAPNQQAIPAVDYLAKEEKVQRWVLAGTDYVYPRTTNKILEAYLKSKGVKQEDIMINYTPFGHSDWQTIVADIKKFGSAGKKTAVVSTINGDANVPFYKELGNQGIKATDIPVVAFSVGEEELAGIDTKPLLGHLAAWNYFQSIKDPENEKFIKAWQAYTKNPKRVTNDPMEATVIGFNMWVKAVEKAGTVDADKVIDTLPGTKAPNLTGGTSEMLPNHHITKPVFIGEIKGDGQFDVVWKTPGLVPGDAWSKELDGSKDLIGDWVTLKCGNYNTVTKKCGGQGT
- a CDS encoding DEAD/DEAH box helicase; translated protein: MERTNLLTSFQDFGLADPISRALQEENYTVPTPIQAQTIPLALAGRDVVGIAQTGTGKTASFALPILHRILENRIKPQPKTCRVLVLSPTRELSGQILDSFNAYGRHIRLSATLAIGGVPMGRQVRSLMQGVEVLVATPGRLLDLVQSNALRLGQVEFLVLDEADRMLDMGFINDIRKIVAKLPIKRQTLFFSATMPKDIADLAEQMLRDPARVAVTPVASTVERINQRVIHLDHSAKPAMLATILQQDGVNQALVFTRTKHGADKVVKGLQRAGITADAIHGNKSQNYRERVLAAFRTGELRTLVATDIAARGIDVDGVSHVVNFDLPNIPETYVHRIGRTARAGAEGTAISLCAGGEETGYLRDIEKLIRIALPKEDHRTPGAKPAPSTAPQRGGQRNGQQRNGQQRSGGQRNGAAPHAARGDAAPGSNDPRRPRRAGGPNAGRNPDAARHEPAVRPQHGGQAEGLQGVAFLQRKNDRPAKTTNQRPQR
- the infA gene encoding translation initiation factor IF-1 gives rise to the protein MAKEELIQFEGLVTEILPDARYRVQLDAGHEIVAYTAGKMKKNRIKTLAGDRVTIEMSPYDLEKGRLIFRHKDERPGGTGAPRSGPPRGQFRRR
- a CDS encoding TadE/TadG family type IV pilus assembly protein, with protein sequence MKALVQIWVDARRCSMRLAKDRSGLAATEFAFIVPLMLLMFFATVELSAGIAVDRKVTLVSRTLSDLVSQATTVTDSDLKNVFAASYGVLAPYPTSTADATISEIYVNDAGVAKVQWSKAATVAQSGSTATATLATSSRKQGDTITIPDGLKVAKTYLIFSEVKYKYEPAVGYFVAKAGINLTDQTYTRPRQSTCVLYGTASCPTY
- a CDS encoding cold-shock protein; this translates as MSMGTVKWFNATKGYGFIQPDDGGNDVFVHISAVERAGLGTLREGQKISYEIVADRRSGKSSADNLRAAS